The genomic DNA GGGAGATCATTGGAAGACACTGTTCGGTGGAATCCTGTATTAGCACCTCCTTCACCTGCTGGCCCCGGTATTCCGGAGGCATGGCACAGAACATGGAGAGGGGCTCCATGAAGCGGATGTTGGTTTTGTTGGAGTTGATCCAGTGGATGACGCAGTCGCACCGGAGGGGGTTGCTGTGGATGCTGATCTCGCGCAGGTTTGGGAGGGACTCCACGGTCTTTTGGTAGACTGCGTTCAAGGCGTTGTTGTTGAGCATGAGGCTCTCCAGGGCGGGCACGTTGCGGAATGCCGAGCGGTGGATGTAGGACAGCTTGGGGTTGTTGGTGGCCTCCAGCTTTGTGAGCTCGGGCAGGTTGTCCAGCGCGTACCTGTCGACGGAAACCAGTTCTCCCATGTTGTTGATCCCAAGCTCTTTCAATCTGAGCATGTTTTTAAAATCCCCTTCTTGAATTTTATGAATTGGGTTTTTGTTGAGATCTAGGAATTTTAAATTGGGAACTTTCTCAAGTGCAAGCTGAGGAACTTTTACCAGTTTGTTGTCATAGAAGGAAAGACTTTCAAGACTATCCAAACCTACCAAGGCATTGCCAGGAATGTCTGTGAGGTACATCCCTGCCAGAACCAGACTCCTTAAATTTGAGAGCGGCTTGAAATTCATATCCAGTATTCCAATCACTGGGTTTTCTCCAATCATGAGAATCTCTAAGTTGGGAGTCGAATCAAACCAACGGCTGTCAATGACCTTTAATTTGTTGGAGTTGAGGTGTAATCTCAGCAGATTCTTCAGGCCAGAGAATGCATTTGCAGAGATGCTGCTGATCTGGTTGTGATTTATGTAGAGCTCCTGGAGGTTGCAGAGGTCCTGCAGGCAGTAGTCGGTCATCTCCGTGATCTGGTTCTCCTCCAGGTGCAAAGTGGTGAGTTGGGTGAGATTTGAGAGTCCCACGTCTTTGATGCTTGTGAAGTTATTTTGTGAAAAATCCAACTCTGTTAAATtaaagagctgctggagctcGTCTGTGGTCTTTGCAATGTTGTTGCTCTGTAGCAGCAGGACTTGGGTGTCACTGGAGAGGTTGCTGGGGATCTTTGTCAGTCGAAGGTCGTTGCAGTCGACTGTCGTGGCTTCCCTGTACGTGGACTGCGGTGTGAACCAGGGCCTGATTTCACAGACACAGAGCTGGGGACATTCACTGCTCTGCATGGAAGACTCAGTCAATGAATTCAGTAACAATTCTAGCACCAAGTGGCACACAGTTAAAAGGGCTCTAACCTTTGCCATGCTGGCCAGAGAGGGAGTTCAGCTCCCCAGCTCCCTAAAATCCCAACGGGGGAGAGGCTGATCCCTTATCAGGCAGAAAATGTAAAGCTTGAAGTTTAAGGTGAAAGGCTTGGACATCCAGAAGGTTAAAGATGACTTGCTGAGTTtagagaagaggagaaacaCGCTGAAgaccctcagctgctcctctgtgctCCAGAATCTTCTGCAAATCAGTGTCTGAAGATGTTCCTGAAAACAGATCAGGGTATATGTTATGCTCAGCTCACACACAGTTCATCTATTATTTAGTTTCTTCGAGCTTTGAGGAAAAATACCTGAAAACAATCATTATTTCAACACTAATCTCTTACACAAATCCCAGTTTGGTATCAGTAAGTTATGCAGGGTTTGGAACTCCCTCCCCTACTTGGTGTTGTGTGAGAAATATCTCAGTGAATTATCTAAACCTAAAACTCTGGGATACCTTCCTGTTTTACTCTGCATCAGTTGTTTGAGTGGCTTGGGAAGTGCTGAGGGAGGAGGGTGTGCTGGGTCTGAAGGAGTGCTGGAGCACAGTCCCATGGGAGTCAGTGCCAGGGCCGGCCCCGAGCTCGGATTTCAGGAATTAAGGCTCAGGAAGCTGCTGGTTTATAAGTTTGAAGCTAAATGCATATGAACTTTGCCAAAATTCATCCCAGTTAATCAAATCAGTTCCAGATAACAGCTTAGATTTAATCCAGCTCAGCACCAAACAATAACAGTAAATTTGATTAAATGAATGTAGTGCCCTTCTTTGAGCTGTTTGTACTGCACTGGGATCATATGGACTGTTCACCACAATTCCTGATTGCTGTGTAAACCACACTTTAATATCTGCTTAGCCTGAGGTTCTTCATGCA from Pseudopipra pipra isolate bDixPip1 chromosome 11, bDixPip1.hap1, whole genome shotgun sequence includes the following:
- the LRRN1 gene encoding leucine-rich repeat neuronal protein 1, whose product is MAKVRALLTVCHLVLELLLNSLTESSMQSSECPQLCVCEIRPWFTPQSTYREATTVDCNDLRLTKIPSNLSSDTQVLLLQSNNIAKTTDELQQLFNLTELDFSQNNFTSIKDVGLSNLTQLTTLHLEENQITEMTDYCLQDLCNLQELYINHNQISSISANAFSGLKNLLRLHLNSNKLKVIDSRWFDSTPNLEILMIGENPVIGILDMNFKPLSNLRSLVLAGMYLTDIPGNALVGLDSLESLSFYDNKLVKVPQLALEKVPNLKFLDLNKNPIHKIQEGDFKNMLRLKELGINNMGELVSVDRYALDNLPELTKLEATNNPKLSYIHRSAFRNVPALESLMLNNNALNAVYQKTVESLPNLREISIHSNPLRCDCVIHWINSNKTNIRFMEPLSMFCAMPPEYRGQQVKEVLIQDSTEQCLPMISHETFPNHLNLDIGMTVFLDCRAMAEPEPEIYWVTPLGNKVTVESLSDKYKLSSEGTLEISNIQVEDSGRYTCVAQNIEGADTRVATIRVNGTLLDGTQVLKIYVKQAESHSILVSWKVNSNVMTSNLKWSSATMKIDNPHITYTARVPVDVHEYNLTHLQPSTDYEVCLTVSNIHQQTQRSCVNVTTKNAAFALDISDQETSTALAAVMGSMFAVISLASVSVYVAKRFKRKNYHHSLKKYMQKTSSIPLNELYPPLINLWEGDSEKDKDGSAETKPTQVDTSRSYYMW